The Methanomassiliicoccales archaeon DNA segment TGACAAGGGTAGGCGTCACAGGTGTAAAAAAGCCTGTAACCGTGAAAAGGGGGAGCAAGACGGTAACCCTTACATGCAATTTTGATATCTTTGTCGATTTACCATCAAGCCAGAAAGGGTCACATTTGTCGAGAAATCTCGAAGTCGTTTCAGAAATAGTTGATCAAACGATCAGAGAGCCAGTCTCCGGCCTAGAGGTATTGAGCGCGCAGATCTGTAAATTATTACTCGAGCGTCATGAATACGCATCGTTTTCGGAAGTCCATGTAACAGCAGATTATTTTCTTGAAAGGAAAACACCCAGTGGAAAGAGAACTCTAGAGTCATATGAGCTCATTGCAAAGGCGGTGAGCAAGCGAGGCAACGGGGTTAAGAAGATGATCGGTGCCAAAGTCACAGGGATGACTGCTTGTCCGTGTGCAATGGAAACAATTCGCGATGAGCTACTTGGAGGAGAAAGTGCTGGTTGTATAGGAGTCCCAACAATCACGCATAATCAGCGAAATGTCACAACGGTCATGATTGAAGTTCCTGAAGAATAT contains these protein-coding regions:
- the mptA gene encoding GTP cyclohydrolase MptA: MDCQSIRIPNGFKLTRVGVTGVKKPVTVKRGSKTVTLTCNFDIFVDLPSSQKGSHLSRNLEVVSEIVDQTIREPVSGLEVLSAQICKLLLERHEYASFSEVHVTADYFLERKTPSGKRTLESYELIAKAVSKRGNGVKKMIGAKVTGMTACPCAMETIRDELLGGESAGCIGVPTITHNQRNVTTVMIEVPEEYDVEADDLIDIVERSFSSPTYEILKRSDEAKIVLMAHSNPKFVEDVVREILSQILECYGHLPDDVMVTVRSESEESIHKHNAFAERITTMRELRSDQVGCC